In one Lachnospiraceae bacterium GAM79 genomic region, the following are encoded:
- a CDS encoding HAD-IIIA family hydrolase: protein MKKYQAVIFDLDGTLLNTLEDLADSTNYALRQMNYPERTIDEVRRFVGNGVEKLMERAVPTGTSEDDTLKALAIFKEHYSKNMLNKTGPYEGVVDVLKALKEKEIPVGIVSNKFDAAVKGLRDQFFGAYISTAIGESANVAKKPAPDTCIEAMKEMQIGREGTVYVGDSDVDIMTAKNSGLECISVTWGFRDEEFLLEHGATQIIHKPEKLLEFF from the coding sequence ATGAAGAAATATCAGGCAGTTATATTTGATTTGGATGGAACACTTTTAAATACATTAGAGGATCTGGCAGACAGTACAAATTACGCACTTCGTCAGATGAATTATCCGGAACGGACAATCGATGAGGTCCGCCGCTTTGTAGGGAATGGCGTAGAGAAGCTGATGGAGCGTGCAGTTCCGACGGGAACTTCAGAGGACGATACATTAAAAGCACTCGCGATATTCAAGGAACATTATTCAAAGAATATGTTGAATAAGACAGGCCCTTACGAGGGAGTTGTCGATGTGCTTAAGGCGTTAAAAGAAAAAGAAATACCGGTAGGTATCGTATCGAACAAATTTGATGCTGCAGTGAAGGGACTGAGGGATCAGTTCTTTGGTGCATATATAAGTACAGCGATCGGAGAGTCTGCAAATGTAGCAAAGAAACCGGCACCGGACACTTGCATAGAAGCAATGAAGGAAATGCAGATTGGACGGGAAGGCACAGTCTATGTTGGAGATTCAGATGTGGATATCATGACCGCAAAGAACAGCGGACTGGAATGTATCTCTGTTACCTGGGGCTTTCGTGATGAAGAATTCCTGTTAGAACATGGTGCTACCCAGATCATCCATAAGCCGGAGAAGCTGCTCGAATTTTTTTAA
- a CDS encoding TIGR01212 family radical SAM protein (This family includes YhcC from E. coli K-12, an uncharacterized radical SAM protein.): MNIYTANQYIKDTFGEKLYKLSLNAGTTCPNRDGTAGIGGCIFCSSLGSGDFSPKADMDIDQQIEQAKQLVASKFKGKHYIAYFQSFTNTYGDIDRLRDIYRNAAMRSDIAVISIATRPDCLGNQVIDMLRDIQRIKPVWVELGLQTIHEETAKLINRGYPLSVYDEAVKKLCDLGVHVIVHMILGLPGETQRDMIETAEYIGKSGAQGIKLQLLHVLKGTNLAELYQNGECSVLSLEDYTECVVSCLKVLPPDMVIHRLTGDGPKKLLIAPLWSADKKKVMNTINAAVRQL; this comes from the coding sequence ATGAATATATATACAGCAAATCAATATATAAAGGATACCTTCGGGGAGAAATTATACAAGCTGTCATTAAATGCTGGAACCACCTGCCCGAACCGGGATGGAACGGCAGGAATTGGCGGTTGTATCTTTTGCAGTAGTCTAGGATCGGGTGATTTCAGTCCAAAAGCGGATATGGACATAGATCAACAGATCGAACAGGCAAAACAGCTGGTTGCTTCGAAGTTCAAAGGTAAACATTATATTGCATATTTTCAGTCATTTACGAATACTTATGGTGATATCGACCGTTTGCGGGATATTTATAGAAATGCAGCGATGCGGTCAGACATTGCAGTTATTTCAATTGCAACCAGACCGGATTGCCTGGGAAATCAGGTGATCGATATGCTGCGTGATATACAGAGAATCAAGCCGGTGTGGGTAGAACTCGGACTTCAGACGATCCATGAGGAAACGGCAAAGCTTATTAATCGCGGATATCCGCTTTCGGTATATGACGAGGCAGTAAAAAAACTCTGTGATCTTGGTGTACATGTGATCGTACATATGATATTGGGACTTCCGGGAGAGACACAGAGAGATATGATCGAAACAGCAGAGTATATAGGAAAGAGCGGTGCACAGGGCATAAAGCTACAACTACTTCATGTCCTTAAAGGAACCAACCTTGCTGAATTGTATCAGAATGGAGAATGTTCTGTTTTGTCGCTGGAAGATTATACAGAATGTGTTGTTTCGTGTCTGAAGGTACTGCCGCCGGATATGGTGATCCATCGCCTGACCGGAGACGGACCGAAGAAACTATTGATCGCACCGCTTTGGAGCGCAGATAAGAAAAAAGTAATGAATACGATAAATGCAGCAGTCAGACAGCTATAA
- a CDS encoding helix-turn-helix domain-containing protein, with the protein MTSVIRTNIGSALLSLRKSKTLSMREAAEELKISQSAYSQYERGSSIPDIKTIFYASNYYHINIQFLVFLICIDLASLENIKNENLFQLFTFDNIFDWDFFHVFKEYDRLSKNYKDAVTRFLHAANICNQNESRKNNN; encoded by the coding sequence ATGACATCCGTTATCCGAACCAATATAGGCAGTGCACTGTTATCCCTTCGAAAAAGCAAAACCTTATCCATGCGTGAAGCAGCCGAAGAATTAAAAATATCCCAATCTGCCTATTCCCAATACGAACGTGGCAGTTCTATACCCGATATAAAAACAATTTTTTATGCATCAAATTACTATCATATCAATATTCAGTTTCTTGTATTTCTAATCTGTATTGATCTTGCATCTCTGGAAAACATTAAAAATGAGAACCTTTTTCAGTTATTTACCTTTGACAATATATTTGACTGGGATTTTTTTCATGTATTTAAAGAGTATGATCGTCTGTCTAAAAATTACAAGGATGCCGTCACCCGTTTTCTTCATGCCGCAAATATCTGTAATCAGAATGAATCCAGAAAAAACAACAACTAA
- a CDS encoding helix-turn-helix transcriptional regulator — MPNENYPLPKLLRYFREKKQMTQAEVAEQLSISRSGYANYESGRILPGIEHIAKLSKILDHDFLFAYSMSLKNAEQDNYNLIEAVSDPSAYQAVPVRKETITDLINQLKEVPTWELELLKTYVQLYCNEKNEKEKKNI; from the coding sequence ATGCCAAATGAAAATTATCCATTACCTAAGCTTCTACGTTACTTCCGTGAGAAAAAACAAATGACGCAGGCAGAGGTCGCCGAGCAGCTCTCAATCTCGCGATCCGGATATGCTAATTATGAATCAGGGCGGATACTTCCCGGTATCGAACATATAGCCAAATTATCGAAGATTCTCGACCACGACTTCCTGTTCGCCTATTCCATGTCATTAAAAAACGCAGAACAGGACAATTACAATCTGATTGAAGCAGTCAGTGATCCATCTGCATATCAGGCTGTTCCTGTTCGCAAAGAAACAATTACTGATCTTATCAATCAGTTGAAGGAAGTCCCAACATGGGAGTTGGAGCTACTAAAAACCTATGTACAATTATACTGTAATGAGAAAAACGAAAAGGAGAAAAAGAATATATGA